In Antechinus flavipes isolate AdamAnt ecotype Samford, QLD, Australia chromosome 3, AdamAnt_v2, whole genome shotgun sequence, a genomic segment contains:
- the FFAR2 gene encoding free fatty acid receptor 2 → MEDPTERYLLLAFYTMTFLIGLPANLVALRAFVRRVKQPHPAPIHILLLSLTLADLILLVLLPFKIFEAANNFYWPLGKEACALTGFGFYSSIYCSTWLLAAISIERYLGVAFPVQYKLSRKPVYGLAAALVAWILSFGHCSIVIVVEYIGSENKTNSSQPALECYDNFTPSQLRWVLPFRLELVLVLFLLPMAVTIFCYWRFVCLMVGQPQVGAQRQRRAMGLAIVTLLNFLVCFGPYNVSHVVGYFKGTPPKWRKYAVMFSALNAGLDPLLFYFSSSAVRRSVANGLKALRKQGTSLLGHCGRDTSEMDTGDTGLSQGDVVASSDFTTE, encoded by the coding sequence ATGGAAGATCCAACAGAAAGATACTTGCTCCTTGCCTTCTATACCATGACCTTTCTCATCGGCCTCCCTGCCAATCTCGTGGCTCTCAGGGCCTTTGTCCGAAGGGTAAAGCAGCCTCACCCTGCTCCGATTCACATCCTCCTGCTCAGTCTCACGTTGGCAGACCTCATCCTGCTCGTGTTGCTACCTTTCAAGATCTTTGAGGCTGCCAACAACTTCTACTGGCCCCTGGGTAAGGAGGCCTGTGCCCTGACTGGCTTTGGCTTCTACAGCAGCATCTACTGCAGCACATGGCTGCTGGCTGCCATCAGCATCGAGCGCTACCTGGGGGTGGCCTTCCCTGTCCAGTACAAGCTCTCCCGGAAGCCCGTATATGGACTAGCTGCCGCTTTGGTGGCCTGGATCCTGTCCTTTGGACATTGCAGCATTGTCATTGTGGTGGAGTATATAGGTTCGGAAAATAAAACGAATAGTAGCCAGCCAGCCTTGGAATGCTATGATAATTTCACTCCCAGTCAGCTGAGATGGGTTCTCCCGTTCCGCCTGGAGCTGGTTCTGGTTCTCTTCCTGCTGCCCATGGCAGTAACCATCTTCTGTTACTGGCGCTTTGTGTGTCTCATGGTTGGCCAGCCACAGGTGGGGGCCCAGCGACAACGTAGAGCTATGGGCTTAGCAATTGTGACTCTCCTCAATTTCCTGGTCTGCTTCGGCCCTTACAATGTCTCCCATGTGGTAGGATATTTTAAAGGCACACCCCCCAAGTGGCGAAAGTATGCTGTGATGTTCAGTGCCCTCAATGCCGGCCTCGATCCcctccttttctacttctcttcttcAGCTGTTCGCAGGTCCGTTGCAAATGGACTGAAGGCACTGCGCAAGCAAGGGACCTCCCTTCTGGGTCACTGTGGTAGAGACACTTCTGAGATGGACACAGGGGACACTGGTTTGAGCCAAGGGGATGTGGTAGCAAGTTCTGACTTTACCACAGAGTAG